One stretch of Pedobacter riviphilus DNA includes these proteins:
- a CDS encoding TonB-dependent receptor domain-containing protein translates to MKKNQLISLAIYAMRVSIYQILAIIIFTCAAFANNVGAQDFLNIPISIKADQTDIKTIIEKTEHLANVKFVYSPQLINSNRKVSINVVNQKLKYFLENSLKRYDVGYRIVKDQILLYSIPANNNLELLRTFEGIVTGKVTDSKGNAIPGVSITVKGKSIGTTTDENGAFALKGLTVDSRILVVRYVGFISKEVNLSPGNADENLSISLSEDNLQLESVMVTGGNPKKKLESSVALTSVSNKDITNRAPLNSTDLLKAIPGLTVESTGGDGPGNVWVRGFPQQGGYIFLGIQEDGLPLLPTGFNTNPSVDQYYKTDLTIQNIEAIRGGNASIVQANTPGAVVNNISYVGADKQYGQFKFTTGFSQGLYRFDGNTGGKINDQIKYNIGGFYRTDNGVVDQGFNPANQGGQIKGNMTFNFKNNKGFIRVYGKYLNDKVQFLLTSYYPYDGTGKPTTYRDYNMATQSITPIQTDWSYNDPTNGSHNFSLTDGIHTKLGSGGFQFNYLTDNGWQIVNNFRYQNTHTNSTYTAPAGIVARTAATPYYYPGGSVAPFVAGDYVITSNAQGQINSDVQIINYLDLRKKVKDHSINIGLGIHQYNRDDLRYAFRSFTEFKEHPSILLQSPTAAERTIQTKNTFIGDTRTLSAYAGDEIKISEKWRLDIGVRIDNQNVKGDRPYYALNANGTVNTTASATPTILGYTHYDETLTNWAASLGANYKINTTSSIFARATKAYNAPNIGDYNASAYNAANIKKRPVYLGEIGFKYAKNNLAIFASGSYSAIKNTSLTINVPTVASGLQALVAFGSTRTWSAEYEVSYKIAKPLSLRLTGTLQDSKYTDYEANTSGNAAVAAEFGNRIYSFTGNRTERVPVLNTELGANYDYKNFNLYIAANYVGNRFTSPSESYKLPSYVVMKAGAGYNFTKKIAIRFWADNLLNAKVLTEGDVRGDQFRDFSTVSPGQLMIGRTLLQRTFWGSLAYSF, encoded by the coding sequence ATGAAAAAAAATCAACTTATTTCGCTGGCGATATATGCAATGAGAGTTTCGATTTACCAAATACTTGCAATAATAATTTTTACTTGTGCTGCATTTGCAAATAATGTAGGCGCACAGGATTTTTTGAATATACCCATTTCGATCAAAGCCGATCAAACAGATATTAAAACCATTATTGAAAAAACAGAACACTTAGCCAATGTTAAATTTGTTTACAGTCCACAGTTAATAAACTCTAACCGTAAAGTTTCTATCAATGTGGTTAACCAAAAACTTAAATACTTTCTTGAGAATTCGCTAAAACGTTATGACGTGGGATATAGGATAGTTAAGGATCAGATTCTGCTCTATTCTATTCCCGCAAATAACAACCTCGAACTACTCAGAACCTTCGAAGGTATTGTTACCGGAAAAGTAACAGATAGTAAAGGCAATGCCATTCCCGGTGTATCGATTACCGTTAAGGGGAAATCAATAGGAACCACAACCGACGAAAATGGAGCCTTTGCATTAAAGGGCCTAACTGTTGATAGCCGAATACTCGTGGTAAGATACGTAGGTTTCATTTCTAAGGAGGTAAATCTATCACCAGGCAATGCCGACGAAAACCTGAGCATCAGCCTATCAGAAGATAACCTGCAACTGGAAAGTGTGATGGTAACCGGCGGTAACCCAAAGAAAAAATTAGAAAGTAGTGTAGCTTTAACCTCGGTGAGCAATAAAGATATCACCAACAGGGCGCCACTAAACAGCACCGATTTATTAAAGGCGATACCGGGCTTAACAGTAGAAAGTACAGGTGGCGATGGGCCAGGTAACGTTTGGGTAAGGGGCTTTCCGCAACAGGGCGGCTACATTTTCTTAGGCATACAAGAAGATGGCTTACCGCTTTTGCCAACAGGTTTCAACACTAACCCCTCTGTAGATCAATATTATAAAACAGATTTAACCATCCAGAATATCGAAGCCATTAGAGGTGGTAATGCTTCAATTGTACAAGCCAATACACCAGGTGCTGTGGTAAACAACATCAGTTATGTTGGTGCAGATAAACAGTATGGCCAATTTAAGTTTACAACAGGTTTTTCGCAAGGTTTATACCGTTTTGATGGAAATACCGGCGGCAAAATAAACGATCAGATTAAATATAATATCGGTGGTTTTTACCGTACCGATAATGGCGTGGTAGATCAGGGCTTTAATCCGGCTAACCAGGGCGGGCAGATTAAAGGAAACATGACTTTCAATTTTAAGAACAACAAGGGCTTTATCAGAGTATATGGCAAATACCTGAATGATAAGGTTCAGTTCTTATTAACAAGTTATTACCCTTACGATGGTACCGGAAAACCAACTACTTACCGCGATTATAATATGGCAACGCAATCAATTACACCGATTCAAACCGATTGGAGCTACAATGATCCTACCAACGGGAGCCATAATTTCAGTTTAACAGATGGAATCCACACCAAATTAGGTTCAGGTGGTTTTCAATTCAACTATTTAACTGATAATGGCTGGCAGATTGTGAACAATTTCCGTTACCAAAATACACATACTAATTCTACTTATACTGCCCCTGCAGGAATTGTAGCGAGAACAGCAGCAACACCTTATTACTACCCTGGTGGTTCAGTAGCGCCTTTTGTAGCTGGAGATTATGTAATTACTTCTAATGCACAGGGGCAAATTAACAGTGATGTTCAGATCATTAATTACCTGGATTTAAGAAAAAAAGTAAAAGATCATAGTATTAACATCGGATTGGGCATTCACCAATATAACAGAGATGATTTACGTTATGCTTTCCGTTCATTTACCGAATTTAAAGAACATCCAAGCATTTTATTACAGTCACCAACAGCGGCAGAACGTACCATTCAAACCAAAAATACTTTCATTGGCGATACCAGAACGCTATCTGCTTATGCAGGTGATGAAATTAAAATATCAGAAAAATGGCGTTTAGATATTGGAGTAAGGATTGACAATCAGAATGTTAAAGGCGACCGGCCTTACTACGCACTAAATGCCAATGGCACAGTTAATACAACCGCCAGCGCAACCCCTACAATTTTAGGTTACACGCATTATGATGAAACTTTAACCAATTGGGCAGCTTCGTTAGGGGCAAACTACAAAATAAACACAACATCAAGTATTTTCGCTAGAGCAACAAAAGCTTACAATGCGCCAAACATTGGCGATTATAATGCATCGGCTTATAACGCAGCAAACATAAAAAAACGTCCTGTTTATTTGGGTGAAATTGGTTTTAAATATGCTAAAAACAATCTGGCTATCTTTGCCTCAGGCAGTTACTCAGCAATTAAAAACACATCATTAACCATTAATGTTCCTACAGTTGCATCAGGCTTACAGGCATTGGTGGCATTTGGTTCTACACGTACCTGGAGTGCCGAGTATGAGGTTTCTTACAAAATTGCCAAACCACTAAGCTTACGTTTAACGGGGACATTGCAAGATTCTAAATACACAGATTACGAAGCAAACACAAGTGGAAATGCCGCTGTTGCGGCCGAATTTGGCAATCGTATTTACAGTTTCACTGGCAATAGAACCGAACGTGTTCCGGTACTCAACACAGAACTTGGTGCCAATTACGACTACAAAAACTTTAACCTCTATATAGCAGCCAATTATGTTGGCAACCGTTTCACTTCACCTAGCGAAAGTTATAAACTACCAAGTTACGTGGTAATGAAAGCTGGTGCCGGTTATAACTTTACTAAGAAAATAGCAATAAGATTTTGGGCAGACAACTTGTTAAATGCAAAAGTGTTGACAGAAGGCGATGTTCGCGGAGATCAGTTTAGAGATTTCTCAACAGTAAGCCCTGGTCAATTAATGATTGGCAGAACTTTACTTCAACGTACATTCTGGGGATCATTAGCTTATTCATTCTAA
- a CDS encoding TIM barrel protein, with protein sequence MTTRRSFLQQVSIAGAAAFLSPSIITTALAQSAKVSKIGIGLFTLREQLTADVKATIEQVAKIGYNQVETYYGYPGKYEVKGFWGLEAKDFNALLKANGLSSPSGHYNVTEFLSSGDDKVLKSHIETAATVGQKYFVIPALPADIRANGTLDDYKRMAAKFNQAAELCRKSGLKLAYHNHNFEFKDQGNGVTGYEILLNETDTNLVGFELDIFWAVNAGLNPVDMFKKNPGRFKMFHVKDMDKTDKAVFVEVGAGRIDFKSIFAVSKLAGVDYIFTEQDIIKKPPYESITESYNYIKKNLL encoded by the coding sequence ATGACAACAAGAAGATCATTTTTACAACAGGTAAGCATTGCTGGTGCAGCAGCTTTTTTAAGTCCATCTATCATTACAACAGCTTTAGCCCAATCTGCCAAAGTCTCAAAAATCGGAATTGGCCTTTTTACCCTACGCGAACAACTAACTGCAGATGTAAAAGCCACCATTGAGCAGGTTGCCAAAATTGGTTATAATCAGGTAGAAACCTATTATGGTTATCCTGGCAAATATGAAGTAAAAGGCTTTTGGGGTTTGGAGGCAAAAGACTTCAATGCGTTGTTAAAAGCAAATGGACTCTCCTCTCCCAGCGGCCATTACAACGTAACTGAGTTTTTATCCTCAGGTGATGATAAAGTGCTAAAATCGCACATTGAAACTGCGGCAACTGTTGGGCAGAAATATTTCGTTATCCCAGCCTTGCCTGCAGATATCAGAGCCAATGGAACATTGGATGATTATAAACGCATGGCCGCAAAATTTAACCAGGCAGCTGAACTTTGTCGAAAATCAGGTTTAAAACTGGCCTACCACAATCACAACTTCGAATTTAAAGACCAGGGAAACGGTGTTACGGGTTATGAAATCCTGCTCAACGAAACAGATACCAACCTGGTAGGTTTTGAACTCGATATTTTTTGGGCAGTGAATGCAGGCTTAAACCCAGTGGATATGTTCAAGAAAAATCCCGGACGTTTTAAAATGTTTCATGTTAAAGATATGGACAAAACTGATAAAGCGGTTTTTGTAGAAGTGGGTGCCGGAAGGATCGATTTCAAAAGTATTTTTGCAGTGTCGAAACTCGCCGGAGTAGATTATATTTTCACAGAGCAAGACATCATTAAAAAACCACCCTATGAGAGTATAACAGAAAGCTATAATTACATCAAAAAAAATTTACTTTAG
- a CDS encoding gluconate 2-dehydrogenase subunit 3 family protein: MHRREALKNVAFLLGGAISASTMGVLFESFTLPENEKNFVLYSLEDEKIFAEFADIIVPTTKSSAGAKAAGLGKFIPMMMKDCYPATMQASFAQGFKDLQAKSMKDFGKSYITLTPADRKKLMIDLRTIALAQKESKSEENKDLAYFFITARDLTLLGYYSSEIGCTKAREYVLIPGRYDGNAPLKPGQRSWAT; encoded by the coding sequence ATGCACAGAAGAGAAGCACTCAAAAACGTTGCATTTTTGCTGGGAGGAGCAATCTCGGCAAGTACAATGGGCGTTTTATTTGAAAGTTTTACGCTCCCGGAAAACGAAAAGAATTTTGTACTTTATTCGCTCGAAGATGAAAAGATCTTTGCTGAATTCGCTGATATTATTGTCCCGACGACCAAATCATCTGCTGGAGCCAAAGCTGCAGGCTTAGGAAAGTTTATTCCTATGATGATGAAAGATTGTTATCCTGCTACAATGCAAGCCTCATTTGCACAAGGATTTAAAGATCTTCAGGCTAAATCAATGAAAGATTTCGGAAAAAGCTACATTACCTTAACACCTGCCGACCGTAAAAAACTAATGATCGATTTGAGAACAATTGCACTTGCCCAAAAAGAGAGCAAATCGGAAGAGAACAAAGATTTAGCTTACTTTTTTATTACCGCAAGAGATTTAACCCTACTCGGTTATTATTCTTCAGAAATTGGTTGCACCAAAGCACGCGAATATGTGCTTATTCCAGGCCGATATGATGGCAACGCACCTTTAAAACCTGGCCAAAGATCTTGGGCAACGTAA
- a CDS encoding GMC oxidoreductase: MNLNTNLKAENTYDAIVIGSGISGGWAAKELTEKGLRVLMLERGMNIEHITGYETAMKNPWDFKHAGKLTEEQKRTHPVQKRDYPYQEANEKWWVNDLECPYTEDKRFDWYRGFHVGGKSLMWGRQSYRLSDHNFEDNARDGHGSDWPIRYAELSPWYDYAERFAGISGSKENWPTCPDGQFLPPMDLNIVEKSVKARIEEHYKRERIMMIGRVANLTVPHKGRGNCQYRNLCSRGCPFGAYFSTQSSTLPAAMATKRLTLRPYSIVNHIIYDKDTKKAKGVMVIDAQTNKTMEFYAKIVFVNGSTLGSTFILLNSTSEAHPNGLGNGSGQLGHNLMDHHFRCGASGEAEGFDDKYTYGRRANGIYVPRYQNIGNDKRDYLRGFGYQGGASRANWQSDVAELSFGADLKEKMTKPGKWTMGLGGFGEMLPYYENKVYIDHNKKDKWGQPVLAIDCEYKENEKKMRVDMMNDAAEMLEKAGMKNIQTYDNGCYPGMAIHEMGTARMGNDPKTSVLNKWNQMHEVNNVFVTDGSCMPSIACQNPSLTFMALTARAADYAVKELKKKNI, from the coding sequence ATGAATTTAAATACTAATTTAAAAGCAGAAAATACTTACGATGCTATTGTTATAGGATCGGGGATTAGTGGCGGCTGGGCTGCGAAAGAACTTACAGAAAAGGGCTTGCGTGTATTAATGCTCGAAAGAGGAATGAACATCGAGCACATTACGGGTTACGAAACAGCAATGAAAAATCCATGGGATTTTAAACATGCAGGTAAACTTACTGAAGAGCAAAAACGTACCCACCCTGTACAAAAAAGAGATTATCCTTACCAGGAAGCAAATGAAAAATGGTGGGTAAACGATTTAGAATGTCCATATACTGAAGATAAACGTTTCGATTGGTACCGTGGTTTCCATGTGGGTGGAAAATCGTTAATGTGGGGTCGCCAAAGTTATCGGTTAAGTGATCATAACTTTGAAGATAATGCAAGAGACGGACACGGAAGCGATTGGCCGATTAGATATGCAGAACTCTCTCCATGGTATGATTATGCTGAGCGTTTTGCAGGAATCAGTGGTTCGAAAGAAAACTGGCCTACCTGTCCTGACGGACAATTTTTACCTCCAATGGATTTAAACATTGTGGAAAAATCGGTAAAAGCACGTATCGAAGAGCATTATAAAAGGGAACGGATTATGATGATTGGCCGTGTTGCCAATCTAACAGTTCCGCATAAAGGCCGTGGTAATTGCCAATACAGAAATTTATGTAGCCGTGGCTGTCCATTTGGTGCATATTTCAGCACGCAGTCTTCTACCCTGCCTGCAGCAATGGCAACCAAACGTTTAACATTAAGGCCATATTCTATCGTAAATCATATTATTTATGATAAAGATACCAAAAAAGCTAAGGGCGTAATGGTTATTGATGCGCAGACCAACAAAACGATGGAATTTTATGCTAAAATTGTTTTTGTAAACGGTTCTACATTAGGTTCAACATTCATTCTGTTAAACTCTACATCAGAAGCACATCCAAACGGACTGGGCAATGGAAGCGGCCAGTTAGGGCACAATTTAATGGATCACCATTTCCGTTGTGGAGCATCAGGCGAAGCAGAAGGTTTTGACGACAAATATACGTATGGTCGCCGTGCAAATGGCATTTACGTACCAAGGTACCAGAACATTGGTAACGATAAACGCGATTACTTGCGCGGATTTGGATATCAGGGCGGTGCAAGCAGGGCCAACTGGCAAAGTGATGTGGCCGAATTATCGTTCGGTGCTGATTTGAAAGAGAAAATGACCAAACCAGGCAAATGGACCATGGGCTTGGGGGGCTTTGGAGAAATGCTTCCTTATTACGAAAACAAGGTTTACATCGACCATAATAAAAAAGATAAATGGGGACAACCTGTATTGGCTATCGATTGCGAATACAAAGAGAACGAGAAAAAAATGCGTGTGGATATGATGAATGATGCAGCTGAAATGTTAGAGAAAGCTGGCATGAAAAATATCCAAACATACGATAATGGCTGTTATCCAGGTATGGCTATCCACGAAATGGGTACCGCTAGAATGGGTAACGATCCAAAAACTTCTGTGCTAAATAAATGGAACCAGATGCACGAAGTAAACAATGTTTTTGTAACTGACGGATCGTGCATGCCATCAATTGCTTGCCAAAACCCTTCATTAACATTTATGGCACTAACTGCACGCGCTGCAGATTACGCAGTAAAAGAATTAAAGAAAAAGAATATCTAG
- a CDS encoding Gfo/Idh/MocA family protein translates to MKRKLRMGMIGGGKDAFIGAVHRLAANMDGLIELSAGALSINPEIGYESGKILFLPDNRIYTSYEEMLTKESELPADERIDFVTIVTPNFAHFAPAMMALDKGFNVVIEKPMTLTLEEAKQLQAKVQETGLTLCLTHTYSGYPMVKQAKQMVNEGELGAIRKIVVEYPQGWLSTLSEREGNAQAAWRTDPSKTGKSGCMGDIGTHAAHLAEYISGLKITKICADLNIVVPGRAIDDDGNVLLKFDNGANGVLVASQIAAGEENALKIRVYGEKGGLEWHQMEPNTLIVRWLNAPAQIYRTGNGYMGSFAKHNTRTPGGHPEGYLEAFANIYKNFALTVNAKLNNEQPTAEMLDFPGTSDGIRGMAFIENVVASSQSDQKWLDFKI, encoded by the coding sequence ATGAAAAGAAAATTAAGAATGGGCATGATAGGCGGCGGAAAAGACGCCTTTATCGGTGCCGTACACCGTTTGGCCGCCAATATGGATGGCCTAATCGAATTATCTGCCGGAGCGCTTAGTATAAATCCCGAAATTGGTTACGAATCAGGAAAGATCCTTTTTCTTCCCGACAATAGGATTTATACCAGTTACGAAGAAATGCTGACAAAAGAAAGTGAATTGCCAGCTGATGAAAGAATTGATTTTGTAACCATTGTTACCCCAAACTTTGCGCACTTTGCACCTGCAATGATGGCATTGGATAAAGGTTTCAATGTGGTAATAGAAAAACCGATGACTTTAACCTTAGAAGAAGCGAAACAGCTACAGGCTAAAGTACAAGAAACCGGATTAACCCTTTGTTTAACACACACTTACTCGGGTTACCCAATGGTTAAGCAGGCCAAACAAATGGTAAATGAAGGCGAATTAGGTGCCATCCGTAAAATTGTGGTAGAATATCCACAAGGTTGGTTAAGTACGCTTTCTGAGCGCGAAGGCAATGCACAAGCAGCATGGCGCACCGACCCATCTAAAACCGGAAAAAGCGGTTGTATGGGTGATATTGGTACACACGCAGCACACCTTGCTGAATATATTTCGGGATTAAAAATCACTAAAATTTGTGCTGATCTGAATATTGTAGTGCCTGGAAGAGCCATTGATGACGACGGTAACGTACTATTGAAATTTGATAATGGAGCTAACGGTGTATTGGTGGCCTCACAAATTGCTGCCGGCGAAGAAAACGCACTAAAAATTAGGGTTTATGGCGAAAAAGGTGGTTTAGAATGGCACCAGATGGAACCAAACACACTAATTGTAAGATGGTTAAATGCACCTGCCCAGATCTACAGAACCGGCAACGGCTATATGGGTAGTTTTGCAAAACACAATACCCGTACGCCAGGTGGTCACCCTGAAGGTTATTTAGAGGCATTTGCTAACATTTATAAAAACTTTGCACTTACCGTAAATGCAAAATTAAACAATGAGCAACCAACTGCAGAAATGCTCGATTTCCCTGGTACTTCAGATGGAATCAGAGGAATGGCATTTATAGAAAATGTAGTGGCTTCAAGCCAATCAGATCAAAAATGGCTCGACTTTAAAATATAA
- a CDS encoding sugar phosphate isomerase/epimerase family protein, which produces MTTIKGPGVFLAQFISDEAPFNSLDSICKWAADLGFKGIQMPTLDTRFIDLKQAAESKTYADELKGKIATYGLEITELSTHLQGQLVAVHPAYDDLFDAFAPKEVHKNPKARTEWAVQQMKYAAKASQNLGLNAHATFSGSLLWQYFHPWPQRPAGLVEEGFAELAKRWTPILNEFDQCGVDVCYEIHPGEDLFDGETYEMFLAAVNNHPRACLLYDPSHFVLQQLDYIQYIDFYHERIKAFHVKDAEFNPTGKQGTFGGYQSWANRAGRYRSPGDGQVDFKTIFSKLAQYDFKGWAVMEWECCIKNQQDGAREGAAFIKNNIINVTDKAFDDFAASGSDSAFNKRILGL; this is translated from the coding sequence ATGACAACGATAAAAGGACCAGGAGTATTTTTAGCACAATTTATAAGCGACGAGGCTCCATTTAATTCACTTGATAGCATTTGCAAATGGGCTGCGGATTTAGGATTCAAAGGTATCCAGATGCCAACACTCGATACCCGCTTTATTGATCTTAAACAAGCAGCTGAAAGCAAAACCTATGCTGATGAATTAAAAGGTAAAATTGCAACTTACGGTTTAGAAATTACTGAACTTTCTACACACTTACAAGGACAGTTAGTTGCAGTTCATCCTGCTTACGACGACTTGTTTGATGCCTTTGCACCAAAAGAAGTACACAAAAACCCAAAAGCCAGAACGGAATGGGCAGTACAACAGATGAAATATGCTGCCAAAGCATCTCAAAATCTGGGTTTAAATGCACATGCAACCTTTAGTGGTTCGTTATTGTGGCAGTATTTCCACCCTTGGCCACAACGCCCTGCCGGATTAGTTGAAGAAGGTTTTGCAGAATTGGCTAAACGCTGGACACCCATATTAAACGAATTCGACCAATGTGGTGTTGATGTTTGCTACGAAATACATCCAGGGGAAGATTTATTTGATGGCGAAACATACGAAATGTTCCTCGCTGCCGTAAATAATCATCCTCGGGCATGCTTATTGTATGATCCATCTCACTTTGTGTTGCAACAATTGGATTACATTCAATACATCGATTTTTACCACGAACGCATAAAAGCTTTCCATGTTAAAGATGCAGAATTTAACCCTACAGGCAAACAAGGCACCTTTGGTGGATACCAGAGCTGGGCAAATCGTGCTGGTCGTTACCGTTCACCTGGCGATGGTCAGGTTGATTTTAAAACCATTTTTAGTAAATTGGCGCAATATGATTTTAAAGGTTGGGCCGTTATGGAATGGGAATGTTGTATCAAAAACCAGCAGGATGGTGCGCGCGAAGGCGCAGCGTTTATCAAAAATAATATCATTAATGTAACCGATAAAGCATTTGACGATTTTGCAGCATCGGGTAGTGATAGCGCTTTTAATAAAAGAATATTAGGATTATAA
- a CDS encoding c-type cytochrome produces the protein MKKTFLILGAVVIFMASFSKADLAKEKTVIATATTNHAAFQSNPGEKLINKSDCLGCHNKTNKIIGPAYVDIAKKYPATEKNINMLADKIIKGGTGVWGNMPMSAHATLKKDDAKLMVKYILSLKKK, from the coding sequence ATGAAAAAAACATTTTTAATTTTAGGCGCTGTAGTCATTTTTATGGCGTCGTTTTCAAAAGCAGATTTAGCGAAGGAGAAAACCGTGATTGCAACGGCAACAACAAACCATGCTGCTTTTCAATCAAATCCGGGCGAAAAACTGATCAATAAATCAGATTGTTTAGGTTGCCACAACAAGACCAACAAAATTATTGGCCCTGCTTACGTAGACATTGCAAAAAAATATCCGGCTACAGAGAAAAACATCAACATGTTAGCGGATAAGATTATTAAAGGTGGAACTGGAGTTTGGGGCAATATGCCAATGAGCGCTCATGCTACTCTTAAAAAAGACGATGCAAAATTGATGGTAAAGTATATTTTATCTTTAAAGAAAAAATAA
- a CDS encoding Gfo/Idh/MocA family protein: MKTEQENKNTSNRRDFIKTSAIAAAAFMIVPRHVLGGTGYLAPSDRLLVAGIGVGGKGQSDLDMFYKSGKADIAFLCDVDDRRAANSVKAFPKAKYYKDWREMLDKEHKNFDAVSVSTPDHNHAIQALAAMQLGKHVYVQKPLTHDIYEARILTAAAKKYKVVTQMGNQGASNDGPRQMKEWYEAGLIGDVHTVYAWTNRPVWPQGIPWPSKKAEIPKELDWNLWLGTAPEKDFVDKLVPFNWRGWWDYGTGALGDMGCHLIEAPFSVLNLKYAKEVEASVGSVYVDEFKRGYFPESCPPSSHVTLKFPKTDKTKGDVTLHWMDGGIQPERPEELEANETFGDGGNGTLFIGTKGKMMSETYSANPKLLPLSKNKDIKVAPKYARVPDGANGHYKQWVEAAIAGYGKQEVSSPFEIAGPLTEALLMANLAIRSFDIQKTVNDKITYPGRYIKMLWDNDNMKVTNFDEANQFVKREYRKGWNNLTL; the protein is encoded by the coding sequence ATGAAAACAGAGCAAGAAAATAAAAACACGAGTAACCGTCGTGATTTTATTAAAACTTCGGCAATCGCTGCCGCTGCCTTTATGATTGTTCCGCGCCATGTTTTGGGCGGAACAGGCTATTTAGCACCAAGCGATCGCTTATTGGTTGCCGGCATTGGTGTTGGCGGAAAAGGTCAAAGCGATTTAGACATGTTTTACAAAAGCGGAAAAGCAGATATCGCTTTTCTGTGTGATGTAGACGATCGCCGTGCAGCCAATAGTGTAAAAGCTTTCCCTAAAGCAAAATATTATAAAGATTGGCGCGAGATGTTGGATAAAGAACATAAAAACTTCGACGCTGTCTCTGTTTCAACTCCTGACCACAACCATGCTATCCAGGCTTTAGCAGCCATGCAGTTGGGCAAACATGTTTACGTTCAAAAGCCTTTAACACACGATATTTATGAAGCGCGTATTCTAACCGCAGCTGCAAAAAAATATAAAGTGGTTACGCAAATGGGTAATCAAGGTGCATCAAATGACGGTCCACGCCAAATGAAAGAATGGTACGAAGCTGGTTTAATCGGCGATGTACATACAGTTTATGCCTGGACTAACCGTCCGGTTTGGCCTCAAGGTATTCCTTGGCCAAGCAAAAAAGCAGAAATTCCTAAAGAATTAGATTGGAATTTATGGTTGGGAACGGCCCCTGAAAAGGATTTTGTAGATAAATTAGTTCCTTTTAACTGGCGTGGCTGGTGGGATTACGGAACCGGTGCCTTGGGCGATATGGGTTGCCACTTAATCGAAGCTCCTTTTAGTGTGTTAAACTTAAAATACGCTAAAGAAGTTGAGGCCAGTGTGGGCTCTGTTTATGTAGATGAGTTTAAACGCGGTTATTTCCCTGAAAGCTGTCCGCCATCAAGCCATGTTACCTTAAAATTTCCTAAAACCGATAAAACCAAAGGCGATGTTACGCTACACTGGATGGATGGTGGTATTCAACCAGAACGCCCAGAGGAGTTAGAAGCAAACGAAACTTTTGGCGATGGTGGTAATGGAACCTTATTTATCGGAACAAAAGGAAAAATGATGTCTGAGACATATAGTGCAAATCCAAAATTATTGCCTTTAAGTAAAAACAAAGACATTAAAGTTGCACCAAAATATGCTCGCGTACCAGATGGCGCAAACGGCCACTACAAACAGTGGGTTGAAGCTGCAATTGCAGGTTATGGTAAACAAGAGGTGAGTTCGCCTTTCGAAATTGCAGGTCCATTAACAGAAGCTTTATTAATGGCCAACCTGGCAATCAGAAGTTTCGACATCCAAAAAACGGTAAACGATAAGATTACTTACCCAGGCAGGTACATCAAAATGCTATGGGATAACGATAATATGAAAGTGACCAATTTTGATGAAGCAAACCAGTTTGTAAAACGCGAATACCGTAAAGGCTGGAACAATTTAACGCTTTAA